A single Ziziphus jujuba cultivar Dongzao chromosome 11, ASM3175591v1 DNA region contains:
- the LOC107415080 gene encoding histone-lysine N-methyltransferase, H3 lysine-9 specific SUVH1, with protein MEQSLGQDSIPSSRSFDKSRVLDVKPLRTLVPVFPSAPNFSSFSTPQGPAPFVCASPSGPFPPGFSPFYPFVSTSENQKLPEQDPLHNPSSVPDQNVPFDFNNPISNAVPINSFRTPPPSTAGATPIRQTGPTNGGTGSSRRVTRSRSAVIEVDEYGTSQNQSSSYLNVNDVEDTTKAVRPKGRSQKRTRASGDIVVVSPDVNIDLLVDKILTSFNDTCRKSDGDRETVVYILMVYDLFRRRLSQIEEAKEANPGIIRRPDLKAGTLFLSKGVRTNIQKRIGAVPGVEVGDIFFFRMELCLVGIHSPSMAGIDYVGGAKNSEEEPLAVSIVSSGGYEDYAEDADVLVYSGQGGNAGSGRKDKEITDQKLERGNLALERSLHRANNVRVIRGIKDLANPTGKIYVYDGLYKIHESWTEKGKGGNNVFKYKLVRLPGQPEAFAVWKSIEKWRGDTSRIGVILPDLTSGAENVPVSLVNDVDNEKGPAHFTYISSLKYSKPVNITEPSAGCICIGGCLPGNSNCLCIQKNNDWLPYTANGYLVNQKSLVHECGFSCQCPPNCRNRVSQSGLKIRLEVFKTKDRGWGLRSWDPIRAGSFICEYAGEVIDHSKVDELLVGEIEDDYIFDATRSRQPVGVLPGDSVKDQKIPFPLTISAKYFGNVARFMNHSCSPNVLWQPVLRENKSESDLHIAFYAIRHIPPLTELTYDYGMVPYDKGHRDKKCLCGSSKCRGFFH; from the coding sequence atggAGCAAAGTTTGGGTCAAGATTCAATTCCTTCTTCTCGGTCATTTGATAAATCCAGAGTTTTGGATGTGAAGCCGTTGAGGACCCTTGTTCCAGTGTTCCCATCAGCACctaatttttcttcattttccacTCCTCAAGGACCTGCTCCCTTTGTCTGTGCTTCTCCATCTGGCCCTTTCCCTCCTGGGTTTTCCCCCTTTTACCCGTTTGTGAGTACTTCAGAGAATCAAAAATTGCCTGAACAAGATCCACTACATAATCCAAGCAGTGTCCCTGATCAGAATGTTCCTTTTGACTTCAATAATCCAATATCAAATGCAGTGCCAATAAATTCATTTAGGACACCACCCCCATCAACAGCTGGGGCAACCCCAATTCGACAGACAGGGCCTACAAATGGGGGTACTGGGTCATCTAGAAGGGTAACTAGAAGTCGAAGTGCAGTTATAGAGGTCGATGAGTATGGTACAAGCCAAAATCAGAGTTCTTCATATTTGAATGTTAATGATGTCGAAGATACAACTAAGGCAGTGAGGCCAAAGGGTAGGTCCCAGAAGAGGACAAGGGCTAGCGGGGACATCGTTGTTGTCTCTCCTGATGTTAACATAGATTTGTTAGTTGACAAGATTCTCACGTCATTTAATGATACATGCCGGAAATCTGATGGTGACCGGGAAACGGTTGTATATATACTCATGGTCTATGACTTGTTTCGTAGAAGGCTTTCACAAATTGAAGAAGCAAAGGAAGCAAATCCAGGAATTATAAGACGCCCTGATCTAAAAGCAGGTACACTTTTCTTGAGCAAGGGAGTTCGGACAAATATCCAGAAGAGGATCGGAGCTGTACCAGGCGTTGAAGTTGgggatattttcttttttcgaaTGGAGTTGTGCTTAGTTGGAATTCATTCCCCGAGTATGGCTGGAATTGATTACGTGGGTGGTGCCAAGAACAGTGAAGAAGAGCCTTTAGCAGTGAGCATTGTTTCATCTGGAGGGTATGAAGATTATGCAGAGGATGCAGATGTGCTGGTTTACAGTGGCCAAGGTGGTAATGCTGGCAGTGGCAGGAAAGACAAAGAAATAACAGACCAGAAGCTTGAAAGAGGTAATCTTGCTCTTGAGAGAAGTTTGCATCGGGCTAATAATGTAAGAGTAATTCGAGGTATAAAAGACCTAGCAAATCCGACCGGGAAGATATATGTCTATGATGGTTTGTATAAGATCCATGAATCATGGACAGAAAAAGGAAAGGGTGGTAACAATGTTTTTAAGTATAAGTTGGTCAGGTTGCCTGGGCAGCCAGAAGCATTTGCGGTATGGAAATCAATTGAAAAATGGAGAGGAGATACTTCAAGGATTGGTGTTATATTGCCGGATCTTACTTCAGGGGCAGAAAATGTGCCTGTTTCTTTGGTAAATGATGTTGATAATGAGAAAGGTCCTGCACACTTCACGTATATTTCTAGTCTGAAATATTCAAAACCAGTAAATATAACTGAACCTTCTGCTGGGTGTATTTGCATTGGTGGATGTTTACCTGGTAATTCCAACTGCCTTTGCATTCAGAAAAACAATGACTGGCTCCCATACACTGCAAATGGGTATCTTGTGAACCAGAAATCCTTAGTACATGAATGCGGCTTTTCTTGTCAATGCCCTCCAAATTGCCGAAACCGAGTGTCGCAAAGTGGGCTGAAAATTCGTTTGGAGGTTTTTAAAACTAAAGATAGAGGTTGGGGTCTGAGGTCTTGGGACCCCATTCGTGCTGGTAGTTTTATATGTGAATATGCAGGGGAAGTTATTGATCATTCTAAGGTAGACGAGCTTCTTGTTGGTGAAATTGAGgatgattatatttttgatgCTACCCGCAGTCGTCAGCCAGTGGGAGTTCTGCCTGGTGACTCTGTTAAGGATCAGAAGATCCCATTTCCCCTCACGATAAGTGCAAAATATTTTGGGAATGTTGCTCGTTTCATGAATCACAGCTGTTCTCCAAATGTGCTTTGGCAGCCTGTTTTACgtgaaaataaaagtgaatcTGATCTTCATATTGCTTTCTATGCCATCAGACACATTCCTCCTTTGACAGAGTTGACATATGATTATGGGATGGTCCCATATGACAAAGGCCACAGGGATAAAAAGTGTCTATGTGGTTCGTCAAAGTGCAGAGGTTTCTTTCACTAA